Within Populus trichocarpa isolate Nisqually-1 chromosome 6, P.trichocarpa_v4.1, whole genome shotgun sequence, the genomic segment CTTCTTTATTACCAAATAAAGAAGAGAACATTCTACTAAACAAAAgacccatttttttctttttgtttctgtttttcacACTTCGAAAATTTCTAAGTGCATGTCACGAACTCGATCGGTTTCGCAGGTTTTTGTTCATACCAAGTACTGAAGCTCTCTCTCTTTACTTTAAACAAGCAAGCAATTTCCAAGAATCTTCTGTTCAAGCCAGTGAAGTGTCGAGAGTGTTGTGGGCTATGAAGATGTGGTTCCGAGCAGGGCAGATGGGCTTGTGAACAGGTATTGTTCCTTGAGTGTCAGCCCTAATACGAATACatacatggattttttaaataaataaaaaaaaaattggttcaaCTTTGATGCACAAAAACTATATTTGTCACActttcggttattggatcaatTTGTGAGTTAATATGTCATCTttgcttattatttttattcaaaataatatttttatctttattttcatgTGTTGATTGATTTAATCATGTATGAACTAGATTTGATtaagttaattgatttttgttgagttgatattaaaattgttTCAACTTGAACACAACTCGATTCAGATTCTAGGTTGTGAGATTTTTAGATCAATTAACTCGATCAACTCGGGTTTAACAATTGTGatcaaaactatatttttttaatcttaaaagttGGTTTAGTGATTaagaagatttttatttaattttttgttttcaaatcatagaatttattaaatttctctaAATATACGAGGCTAACATGAACGATATGTCTcgatatagttttaaaaagcATGAGCCGGTCCAAAAATACTATAAGTATACCatgtcttaattttatttttttaaaaccatgtaTAAGCTATAGTAGTTTGATTCCAAATAGCTATATTTAACACTATGTGTTCAGAGTTGCATCGTGTGGCCTTATTTGTCGGAAAAGTAAGATTGTTTGGTCCAATAACATGACAGAAACCATGCTGCAAGGGCAAGGCATGTCCTttctaattaatcaaaatatctaTCGAATCACGAGTTGCTATCAGCAGATATAGTGAAATATTTATAGCATGAGATGGgactgataataataataataataataataataataataataataataataataattaggcttaaattcaatttttatatgatgagtTAGGGTATGTGATAATTTGTAGAGGAAGCATTTCGTTCTCTAAACCAACTTTGATGCGAGGCTAAAATGGATTTAGAATCTTGAGTTTCCCTTTTGCTTTTCTTCAATGCCAAATGATcgcttaaaataaaataaaacaaagatggATATCGAAGTgattatttgtttaaattgcAATGATTCTCTTCTATGTATATATGGGATTTAGACTTGGTTTGTATAggtgaaaaacaataatttaatgatttttatgataTGAAATGGAGTTTTAACCGCGAACTCAAATGTATTTTCAGTGTTTATTTGTTAATGTagtgtaaagtttttttaaaaaatatttttttagttgaaaatacattaaaattatatatgtttatattagcatattaaaattattaaaaaaatatatttaaaaaggattgatttaatatcttttaaagtaaaaaataaataaaataaaaatctaacatGAACTTAGTAGATGCTCTCATTCCTTGTATGCATATTATACAAACTATAATTACCCATGCTTGCCTTTTTTATCAATACACAACAATGTGGTTTTGACTATTGAATTTGCATCTAGTAAGTTCTATTTAGTATTTATTatgggtgattattttttgttcggttcggtttttatcaaaaaaagtaaccaagttgaatttttttttgacaaaaaaaactgaaaccggttcaaatcgaccggtttcggtttggttcggtttttttgaacaaaaaccggttcaaaccggtttggctcgtttttttccggtttggctcggttttggttcggttttttcggtttgactctgtttttttccggttttttccggttcggtttgattttttcggtttcaggcttataaaactgaaaccaaacTGAACAgatcggttttttcaaaattttaatcggttttttttcacggttcggttttttcaatttttttatctgattttctcggtttaatcagttttttggtttttttgttcaaccatAGTATCCATAAAGATTCCTTTTTTAGTATATAATTgtgatgggatttttttttcaaatatgtaaTAATGACCATATGATACAAAGAATGAAAATAGCTTGGACATTGCTCATATTTGAGTTGGCGCAAtccttatatattataaatattatatttagttAATGTTTCATTACTGAAAAGATAGATATagatagaaaagataaatatagaagacataaaatatatttaaccacAGAAATAGATACGAAAACacgtttcaataaaaatatttctaaaataattatagaatgatttttttatcattttaaaatagaaaaaataatatataaaatacttgATCTCCAAGAGATGGCTTGACCTTGGCTTGTATAGAGATTAGCAAGATTCTCGGCTGTTCACAGGGGATTATTATTAATAAGGGAAAAACAGCTGTccgttaaaaaaatcaaggctgttaattaatcatttatttatcaACAAACGCGTCTTCGCATCGCCGCGCGCAGACAACCCAGCTGCTAAAGCTAGCACGTTGCTTTCCATTGCTCACAGTCCAACGATAGATCACCACGTGTCTCCTATTTGCATCCCAAGAAAGTAGTCCAAGGCAAAAGCCTGCTTTCTCGTGTATTCATCGGCTGTCTTTACTTTTGCATTTAAAAACgcgttttttaaatttattgattttttaattttaatttatatttttatataattttgaatatattgatattaaaaataaaattttaaaaataaaaaaaatattattttaatatattttaaaaaaactctttgaaAAACATCCGTAACACAATTTCAAAATACTATTCTAAGGGACCgtttgaaattgtgataacGGCAACgttttaaagttattttcacttataaatacattaaaataaaattttttatttttaaaaaatcatttttaatatcagcacatcaaaacgatataaaaacataaaaaaattcatttaaaacaatttttttaaaaaaatttaagaaaatacaattttaaccaCGTTTCCAAATAGACCtaaaaatctctctttttccACTTCAATGCCACCTATAAAGCCTCCcaaaggaaaatcaatgattcaCCTGAACAAACCAAAACCAATGGatcatttcttaatttgttgctCAAATGAGAAatgtttctaaaattatttcttaatttgagATGAAAAAACCTAAATGTGAAATAAATTCTATATAAATTCATCAGATGTGTTGGATTAATAGTACCCATGAATGATAAAGATTTAGTAGGTGTTTAGTAATgcagtaaataatatttttttaattaaaaataaattaaaataatatttttaaaattcttgatattagcatatcaaattcataaaaaatatcagcCTTTTCATACAAAAGCATTAAAATAGTATATAAATGTGCTGTATCAACTAATCaattacaacataaaaaaaaacagattgaaagctaaattatgaaattaatttcttcaCTTAAATGGATCTGAAAATATCaactaaatcataaaaaatacagagattATTTATCATAATTACTTATTTATCACCCATCTCCTCTTGCACTGACATTCAGGCAGCACAAATTTCATGCACAGTCGACGGATTTACTACGTTGGACTACTAGAGTTCTTGTCACTGTGCTTTACGGGTAATTTGTTCCTTGGAATTTTCCGGCAGCCAAATTAAGAGAAGATACATTTAAAGAGTATATGACCCTTCGACtccatttttttcactttattctccattagtttttcttttctttttttacaactGAATTAACAAGTAATTTGTTCCTTGGAATCTTCCGGCAGCCGAATTAAGagaaaatacatttaaagagTATATGACCCTTcgactccattttttttcactttattctccattaatttttcttttcttcgatCTTTTACAACTGAATTAACAATCCCTTCTACAAAAGATGATTCTTGAAGTATCatattcattatatatatatatatatatatatatatatatatatatatatatatatatatatataattaccttttaaaaattttaaagcacCAAAACCCACTTCAAACcattaaaaattctttaatttcaagCTCAATTAATAGTAAACAATATCCAATATatgttggattttaaaaaaattaactcgagattgatttaatttaactcGTTTAATCAGTAAAATCACTTagttaaaattcaatataatttttttaaaataaattaaaataatattattttgatttttttatatgaaattgaaataactttttttgttttgactgAACTAGATTAATAACTCAAGTCATTGCCTGGGTTGGGTTAATAAATTTGGCTGTAATTTGTTGTCATCAATGAAGGCTGGTAATTGCTGGCTGTAAAAACGGATCAAAGATATTGGGAAAAGtaattatgaagaaaaatatgattaattacTAAGCAAAATTTGGCTGTAATTTGCTGTAAAGAAGAAAACCTTTTCTTCTACTTCAAGAATTGCCTCATCTCTGCAAATTTTTTACACCTCCCGAAGTACTACAAGAACAGCAcccaaaacaccaaaaaaccaggaaaagtaccagaaaaaaagaaaaaaattaaacactctCCTTTCATCtccaaaattgatttatttcctGCTCATTGCAGCttaattttgttcttcttgTTGATTCTCTTGTGTCTCTATGTTTTCTTCAGCTGTTGTTCTTGCTTGATCATGGCTGTCCCCTatcatttcttcatttttcagcTTGTAATGATCACCGGTGCTCtctgtcttctcttcttcttggtTATCAATCTGGGCTCCAGAGGAAGAAACTTTACTACAAACAGGAGTGGCTAAAAATGTTGGCTTCTGATTCCCAGCCATAATAACCAAGAACTTCTCTTCATAAACCCTTTTCTCTGCCTTCCCAGGGTTACTtccttccttttcatttccacTTTCAAGATCTCTTTGATCGTTACCTTCATTTTCACTGTCTAAACGACTAGACAATCTCCAATAAGAGCAAGCCAAGATTAATAAAGCAAAAGCAATCAAGCCCAGCATAGCTGCTAGACCTCCAAAGAGGTAAGGCACAGGAGAGTGCCATGGTGAGCGAGGTTGGGCTATTGCTGGTGGAGTGGCTGCTGCCTTTGATGAGCTCATGGTGGTGCCCAGGTGGCTTACgggtctcatatttttttttttgatgtttttataacCTTTCAGAGGTTTTGGTAAGAAGGTTGAGAAGAAAGTGTGTGAGGTTTGAGAAACGGAGAAGTAGGGCGGTGGAATTTATAAGGGGGGAGTTAGGGGGTTGTGCTTTGGGTAAACTACATTTTAAtccctatatatatacaaacatttcattttggtttatataatttaatttcttttgatactAATCTTGTATTTATTGAATAAGTTTTAATATAGAAGAAAACTACAATTATTTAATGGAAGAGGACTACTCTCTACTATAAAATTGAGAGTCTCTCAAATTTCTTACTGATTTTAATACAGTTCCTAAAATTATACAGTAAATGAAAATTAACGGCAAAATTTAATGGGATAGCACTACccatatattatataattcaaaGTCTCCCAAATCTcctattgaattaaaaaaagagagttttaaTATGGTTCCTTGAAAATTAGATAGTTACTGAAAATGAATGGTGAAAAcccattttttgaattttatagaaattttgtgggatattatcaatattttctcacacatgaatttaaaagaaaaagataaagaaaaacattaagaaattaaagaaaatggaaaTTCTACCAGGTTTTGTTGGATATTTAACAGCTAGGAAGCTAATTAATAATAGGAAAAATTACCTTTAGTCATTTTCATACTTACCAtccgtatttttaaaaattataatttattttataaactttaCTGCTTGCATAATAATTTACATTCTAAaaccattttataatttagcTTATTTTATACTGATTAAAGATATGCACTGTGGTTTTGAAAAcacgaaaaataaatataaaaacaattaaattatagaatGATCAGAGTAATTTTCTCAGTATAACTCAAAAGACTAAGATGGAACATTTCTACATTTACAGGGCCTAAAATATGTTTGGTGGCTCTTATGCTTTTATATTTGGGTGTCACGGATTTGGCACGCTATGGCGACACTTTTTCATGTGTGTATGTGATGCATGTTATGTATGAAGAGAGTCCCTTGAAACATGATCCTGTATAGCAGGATGGTGGTTGTTTCTGATGGGTGCTTTGGTGGGGCCCTGTGTATTTTAGAGTGGACCCTACAGATCCAACTGGAAATGACAGGAGAGGGCAGGGCTGCTGCCTACATGATCATCTTTGATTTGATTAGAAATGTAGTGATTTATTACTTAATTAGGTTCCTTTCTTTCTAGTAAAATGGTTGGTTCTAAAACCCATGTCTAGTCATCATATAAGATAAACATTGTACTCGAATCCTCAAGGTTTAGGCACATCTTAttactttttcttcattagagatttaatttaaaatgtgcATTGAGATCAATACAAGCAAAGCTTGATTTGATCTTTCTACACTTCAATACTTGTATATTAGAACTTTAAATCGCAGAAATAATGGTTTAatggagttaatttttttttattattaacattgttaTTTAATATTACTTAGGTTGACTTAATGCAAGGTTTGAGTCAtgagttaaataaattaaattgatttttttaaaataaaacaacatcactttgaagaaaaaataaattaaaaaaataataggtttTGCCTCTATTGATACTTGAGCAGACTAAATTaaacttaatatataaaaatgattattaaagAGTTTATTAGATTTTGAGTTACATGACATGATACTTTGGGTTATAAAATAAGTGGTGGTTacagaaaataataagaaaattataattttttttaaataaaaaataaaattatttgttcgaatcttataaaataaaagatctatg encodes:
- the LOC7459902 gene encoding protein GLUTAMINE DUMPER 5 — translated: MRPVSHLGTTMSSSKAAATPPAIAQPRSPWHSPVPYLFGGLAAMLGLIAFALLILACSYWRLSSRLDSENEGNDQRDLESGNEKEGSNPGKAEKRVYEEKFLVIMAGNQKPTFLATPVCSKVSSSGAQIDNQEEEKTESTGDHYKLKNEEMIGDSHDQARTTAEENIETQENQQEEQN